Proteins encoded in a region of the Streptomyces sp. NBC_01471 genome:
- a CDS encoding TetR/AcrR family transcriptional regulator, with amino-acid sequence MARWQPDAPGRLAAAALDLFEEHGYENTTVIEIAERAGLTKSTFFRYFPDKREVLFDKGTVAGLLVEGIASAPPESGPLGSLAEALDALGRTFFTADRREFSGRRQAVLNANTELREREALKRIELTASMIETLNRRGVPSLTARVAAQLGTLAWEIAYDQWIDTDNSEGFGPLARQALADVRAAGAAH; translated from the coding sequence ATGGCTCGCTGGCAACCCGACGCACCAGGACGACTCGCCGCCGCCGCCCTCGACCTCTTCGAGGAGCACGGCTACGAGAACACGACCGTGATCGAGATCGCGGAACGCGCGGGGCTCACCAAGAGCACGTTCTTCCGGTACTTCCCGGACAAGCGCGAGGTGCTCTTCGACAAGGGCACGGTGGCCGGTCTGCTCGTCGAAGGGATCGCCTCGGCGCCGCCGGAGTCCGGGCCGCTCGGCTCGCTGGCGGAGGCCCTCGATGCACTCGGCCGGACGTTCTTCACCGCCGACCGCCGCGAGTTCAGCGGCCGGCGCCAGGCCGTTCTGAACGCCAATACGGAACTGCGCGAACGTGAAGCCCTGAAGAGGATCGAGCTCACCGCCTCGATGATCGAGACCCTCAACCGCCGTGGAGTCCCGAGCCTGACCGCGCGTGTGGCCGCGCAACTGGGCACGCTCGCCTGGGAGATCGCCTACGACCAATGGATCGACACTGACAACAGCGAGGGCTTCGGCCCGCTGGCACGGCAGGCGCTCGCCGATGTACGCGCGGCCGGAGCCGCGCACTAG
- a CDS encoding NADP-dependent oxidoreductase — protein sequence MSKAVRYRQFGGPEVLELQDIPEPHAAPDEVRVRVTAAGLNPMDWQITTQPDMAARFGLTLPAGFGSDFAGVVDEVGAEATGFATGDRVYGAAIGRSVADFVLVKTPAADLWPIPDGIGDEVAATLPVSGLTASAALAAIGLHAGDTLLIGGAAGGVGIFAVQLAKLAGARVIGTASEGTFGFLRGLGAEPVAYGPGLADRVRALAPEGITAATDLFGREAAETALKLGVAPERISVVADGPAPPPGVSKAGALDAGPGALERITDAIHAGEITVPIAATFPVEQIREAVTTQAERHVHGKIVIAL from the coding sequence ATGAGTAAAGCTGTCCGTTACCGGCAATTCGGCGGTCCCGAAGTACTCGAACTGCAGGACATACCCGAGCCACACGCCGCCCCGGACGAGGTCCGCGTCCGGGTCACGGCCGCCGGGCTGAATCCGATGGACTGGCAGATCACCACCCAGCCCGACATGGCGGCGCGGTTCGGCCTCACGCTGCCGGCCGGATTCGGCAGCGACTTCGCCGGAGTGGTGGACGAGGTGGGCGCCGAAGCCACCGGATTCGCGACCGGCGACCGGGTGTACGGGGCGGCGATCGGCCGGTCCGTCGCGGATTTCGTGCTGGTCAAGACCCCCGCCGCAGACCTGTGGCCCATCCCGGATGGCATCGGCGACGAGGTGGCGGCCACGCTTCCGGTGTCCGGCCTGACGGCCTCCGCCGCGCTCGCCGCGATCGGACTCCACGCCGGAGACACCCTCCTGATCGGTGGAGCGGCGGGTGGTGTGGGCATCTTCGCCGTGCAGCTGGCGAAGCTTGCGGGTGCCCGGGTGATCGGCACCGCATCCGAGGGCACGTTCGGATTCCTGCGCGGCCTAGGCGCCGAACCCGTGGCGTACGGCCCTGGCCTGGCGGACCGGGTGCGGGCCCTGGCGCCCGAGGGGATCACCGCCGCAACCGACCTGTTCGGAAGGGAGGCGGCCGAGACCGCCCTCAAGCTCGGCGTGGCACCCGAGCGGATCTCCGTCGTAGCCGACGGCCCCGCCCCGCCGCCCGGTGTCAGCAAGGCGGGCGCCCTCGACGCGGGTCCGGGCGCCCTGGAACGGATCACCGATGCGATCCATGCCGGCGAGATCACGGTTCCGATCGCGGCGACCTTCCCGGTCGAGCAGATCCGCGAAGCCGTGACGACGCAGGCCGAGAGGCACGTTCACGGCAAAATCGTGATCGCCCTGTGA
- a CDS encoding winged helix-turn-helix domain-containing protein has translation MDRVGAVVTRATGVVLSRASVWRLLTGRLGWSLQRPERRAVERDESEIARWIAHEWPRIKKGP, from the coding sequence CTGGATAGAGTCGGTGCGGTCGTTACCCGCGCAACGGGGGTGGTGTTGTCGAGGGCGTCGGTGTGGCGGCTGCTGACCGGCCGGCTCGGATGGAGCCTGCAACGGCCCGAGCGGCGGGCGGTCGAGCGGGACGAGTCGGAGATCGCCCGTTGGATCGCGCACGAGTGGCCGCGCATCAAAAAGGGGCCGTGA
- a CDS encoding transposase: protein MNKRAWIVFLDESGVSLLLQIRRTHSPRGRTPLLRHRLNWKRTSMARALRIPLHRPPPRGAVRDDLSAHWSRAMRAWVAEHDWLTLERLPACAPELNPVELLWSSLKKRELANLIGDHLADVADATGQGIHRINTNPRPPWSFLAHTGLTIHPPHPPNLRKAQ from the coding sequence GTGAACAAACGTGCCTGGATCGTCTTCCTCGATGAATCAGGCGTCTCCCTGCTCCTTCAGATCCGCCGCACCCACTCGCCCCGAGGGCGGACACCGCTCCTGCGGCACCGCCTGAACTGGAAGCGCACGTCGATGGCCAGGGCCCTTCGGATACCACTCCACCGACCCCCGCCGCGGGGAGCGGTCCGGGACGACCTGTCCGCCCACTGGAGCCGGGCGATGCGGGCCTGGGTCGCCGAACACGACTGGCTCACCCTGGAACGATTACCCGCCTGCGCTCCCGAGCTGAACCCGGTGGAACTGCTGTGGTCCTCGCTCAAGAAGCGTGAACTCGCCAATCTCATCGGCGACCACCTCGCCGATGTCGCCGACGCCACCGGGCAAGGCATCCACCGCATCAACACCAACCCCCGACCGCCATGGTCATTCCTCGCCCATACCGGCCTGACCATCCACCCACCACACCCACCGAACTTACGAAAAGCTCAGTAG
- a CDS encoding ABC transporter substrate-binding protein has protein sequence MAGPHDEPTRRLVLGAGTVGAAAILLNGCRGGPSPSSSPAGAPADVPRWAPGPGEPAGARRGGKVITAWSNEAQSYDPAIGWDLHSWEAISTVLYAPLYQFAGQNKGPAPNAAAGLPEVSHDGRVYTIPLRRDVRFHNGRAVTAGDYIYAWTRLMDPGLASWASSYLYGIEGAEAVYQRKARKIRGLTAPDPHTLRVRLTEPDVLFSALLCMPYTAALPAEEVRRLGARFGRTPVGNGPMRITRYDSKSRRAVFKPFDQYFWRGSPLIDSLEYRWGIDYPLQTLQLSGGRIDVLGEGLVASQAAKFTADASMRKRFVQPVPVRGTQWLALNHKRKELRDPRVRQALNWAVDREQLMRLTFGLADPWGAPFPKRLDRYRRTAKPYTHDPERARALIEQAGVGKLRLDFLHGTQDPWPLLGQVLQQQFEAVGVEISLNAMSQPAFELATSKGEGDIYGSQMYVTLNSALELLSSNFTSDASYNYAGYANRHVDTLAVKARKAPTVEAANSVLAEIEDELVRDAAGVFVGSMNFLAARAPEIRNYQLRGETGTYYDRLWVKR, from the coding sequence ATGGCCGGACCGCACGACGAACCGACCCGACGGCTGGTCCTGGGCGCCGGAACAGTGGGAGCCGCCGCCATACTGCTGAACGGCTGCAGAGGCGGCCCGTCCCCGTCCTCCTCCCCCGCGGGCGCCCCGGCCGACGTGCCGCGATGGGCCCCCGGACCGGGCGAACCGGCCGGTGCGCGGCGCGGCGGCAAGGTGATCACGGCCTGGTCCAACGAGGCGCAGTCCTACGACCCGGCGATCGGCTGGGACCTGCACAGCTGGGAAGCCATCTCGACGGTGCTGTACGCGCCGCTCTACCAGTTCGCCGGTCAGAACAAGGGTCCGGCCCCGAACGCCGCGGCCGGACTTCCCGAGGTCTCCCACGACGGCAGGGTGTACACCATCCCCCTGCGCCGGGACGTGCGCTTCCACAACGGCCGTGCGGTAACAGCCGGGGACTACATCTACGCCTGGACGCGCCTGATGGACCCCGGGCTCGCGTCCTGGGCGTCGAGTTATCTCTACGGGATCGAAGGCGCCGAGGCGGTCTACCAGCGGAAGGCCCGGAAAATCCGCGGCCTCACCGCACCGGACCCCCACACCCTGCGCGTCCGGCTCACCGAGCCCGACGTGCTCTTCTCCGCCTTGCTGTGCATGCCCTACACCGCGGCCCTCCCCGCCGAGGAAGTCCGGCGTCTCGGCGCCCGGTTCGGCCGCACGCCGGTCGGCAACGGCCCGATGCGCATCACCCGCTACGACAGCAAGAGCCGGCGGGCCGTCTTCAAGCCCTTCGACCAGTATTTCTGGCGCGGCAGTCCACTCATCGATTCTCTGGAATACCGGTGGGGCATCGACTACCCGCTGCAGACGCTCCAGCTCAGCGGCGGCAGGATCGACGTGCTCGGTGAGGGGCTGGTGGCCAGCCAGGCGGCCAAGTTCACCGCCGACGCGTCCATGCGCAAGCGGTTCGTACAGCCCGTCCCCGTACGCGGAACGCAGTGGCTGGCGCTCAACCACAAGCGCAAGGAGCTCCGCGACCCGCGCGTCCGGCAGGCCCTGAACTGGGCGGTCGACCGGGAACAGCTCATGCGGCTCACCTTCGGCCTCGCGGACCCGTGGGGGGCGCCCTTCCCGAAGAGACTCGACCGCTACCGGCGAACGGCGAAGCCCTACACCCACGACCCGGAGCGGGCCCGCGCCCTCATTGAGCAGGCCGGGGTCGGCAAGCTCCGTCTGGATTTCCTGCACGGCACCCAGGATCCCTGGCCGCTGCTCGGGCAGGTCCTCCAGCAGCAGTTCGAGGCAGTGGGTGTGGAGATCAGCCTGAACGCAATGAGCCAGCCCGCCTTCGAGCTGGCCACCTCCAAGGGCGAGGGTGACATCTACGGGTCGCAGATGTACGTCACCCTGAACAGCGCCCTCGAACTCCTCTCCTCTAACTTCACCTCGGACGCTTCCTACAACTACGCCGGTTACGCGAACCGCCATGTGGACACGCTCGCCGTCAAAGCCCGGAAGGCGCCCACCGTGGAGGCCGCCAACTCGGTCCTCGCCGAGATCGAGGACGAACTCGTCCGCGACGCGGCCGGGGTCTTCGTCGGCAGTATGAACTTCCTTGCCGCGCGTGCACCGGAGATTCGCAACTACCAATTGCGCGGCGAGACGGGGACCTACTACGACCGGCTGTGGGTGAAACGATGA
- a CDS encoding ABC transporter permease, translating into MSALPIGTQPPAPTGARAPGSNTPGPVTGTARSARARGGRLWLAGLCLLGVLCLLALLAPLAGSPYTIHTDSLTAHGLPSGVGAPGHPLGTDAIGRDMLARSLYGLRATLIIALVANVTSVGLGALVGLVAGFYRGWIEQCLMRLVDVFLSIPTVLSGLALASIVGRGTAGIIIVVTALYWAWTARLVHGETVRLRNRGYVEAALAHGVSRHTALRRHVLPHLSTILLNVAALNGAAVVVVGAGLSYLGAGIQPPTPELGNMLADGTDSMTYSPHTLFVPLVLVIATVLTFVLIAEGLNRRNPLSERRSWLDA; encoded by the coding sequence ATGAGCGCTCTTCCCATTGGCACGCAGCCGCCCGCCCCCACCGGGGCGCGCGCTCCCGGGAGCAACACCCCGGGGCCCGTGACCGGCACGGCCCGCTCCGCCCGGGCCAGGGGCGGCCGGCTGTGGCTCGCCGGGCTGTGCCTGCTCGGTGTGCTGTGCCTGCTGGCGCTGCTCGCCCCGCTGGCCGGATCGCCGTACACGATCCACACCGACAGCCTCACCGCCCACGGCCTGCCCAGCGGGGTCGGCGCGCCCGGCCACCCGCTCGGTACCGACGCGATCGGCCGCGACATGCTCGCCCGTTCGCTCTACGGGCTGCGGGCCACCCTGATCATCGCCCTCGTCGCCAACGTCACCTCCGTCGGCCTGGGCGCCCTGGTGGGGCTCGTCGCCGGCTTCTACCGGGGCTGGATCGAGCAGTGCCTGATGCGCCTCGTCGACGTGTTCCTGTCCATCCCCACCGTGCTGTCCGGCCTGGCGCTGGCGAGCATCGTGGGCCGCGGTACCGCCGGCATCATCATCGTCGTCACAGCCCTGTACTGGGCGTGGACCGCGCGCCTGGTCCACGGGGAGACAGTGCGGTTGCGCAACCGCGGGTACGTCGAGGCCGCCCTCGCCCATGGCGTGAGCCGCCACACCGCCTTGCGCCGCCACGTGCTGCCGCACCTGTCCACCATCCTGCTGAACGTCGCGGCGCTCAACGGCGCGGCCGTTGTGGTCGTCGGAGCCGGACTGTCGTACCTCGGAGCGGGCATCCAGCCGCCCACCCCTGAGCTCGGCAACATGCTCGCGGACGGTACGGACAGCATGACCTACTCCCCGCACACCCTGTTCGTTCCCCTCGTCCTCGTCATCGCGACGGTCCTGACCTTCGTTCTGATCGCCGAAGGGCTCAATCGCCGCAACCCACTCTCGGAGCGACGCTCATGGCTCGACGCATAG
- a CDS encoding ABC transporter permease has translation MARRIGIRILLGLFTVTAVVLLTFVLQYVVPGDPARSIAGPKAGPQVLAEIRDRLRLDDPLWSQLGHYLSSVATGDLGTSYSTDRPVLSLILERLPATAVLAVAALVVELVLGGLWGLWEALRPRRSWLLASVNVGLLSMPVFSLGFLLLLLFGYKLPIFPIDGGTGGAQIVLPALTLGVLGAPYYANVVRDSTRESLASAYVRTAVAKGLSRRRIVIRHVLRNTASPVTTLLGMDVAVFLSGVVFVETIFGWPGIGQMQTQAFAALDRPLLTGTVIVAATLVVVANLLVDLIRTAIDPRAASESL, from the coding sequence ATGGCTCGACGCATAGGCATACGCATCCTGCTGGGCCTGTTCACCGTCACGGCGGTGGTCCTGCTCACCTTCGTCCTGCAGTACGTCGTCCCCGGTGACCCCGCCCGCAGCATCGCCGGGCCGAAGGCCGGCCCGCAGGTTCTCGCCGAGATCCGCGACCGGCTACGCCTGGACGACCCGCTCTGGTCCCAACTCGGCCACTACCTCTCGTCGGTGGCCACCGGCGACCTGGGCACCTCCTACTCCACCGACCGCCCTGTCCTCTCGCTGATCCTCGAACGGCTCCCGGCCACCGCCGTCCTCGCCGTCGCCGCCCTCGTGGTCGAGCTCGTCCTCGGCGGTCTGTGGGGACTGTGGGAGGCCCTGCGGCCCCGGCGCAGCTGGCTGCTGGCGAGCGTCAACGTCGGCTTGCTGTCGATGCCGGTGTTCTCCCTGGGCTTCCTCCTGCTGCTCCTGTTCGGCTACAAGCTGCCGATCTTCCCGATCGACGGCGGCACCGGCGGGGCACAGATCGTGCTCCCGGCGCTGACGCTCGGCGTCCTGGGAGCTCCCTACTACGCGAACGTCGTCCGGGACAGCACCCGCGAGTCCCTCGCCTCCGCCTATGTGCGCACCGCGGTTGCCAAGGGCCTCAGCCGCCGGCGCATCGTCATCCGCCATGTGCTGCGCAACACCGCGTCCCCGGTGACGACTCTGCTCGGCATGGACGTGGCGGTCTTCCTCTCCGGTGTCGTCTTCGTCGAGACGATCTTCGGCTGGCCAGGTATCGGCCAGATGCAGACACAGGCGTTCGCCGCACTCGACCGTCCGCTGCTCACCGGCACGGTGATCGTCGCCGCGACCCTCGTCGTGGTGGCCAACCTGCTGGTGGACCTCATCAGAACCGCCATCGATCCCCGTGCCGCATCGGAGTCGCTATGA
- a CDS encoding ABC transporter ATP-binding protein: protein MTTTSESTALRCLGSDVTIDGLGVAYDDFHALRDVSLQVPAGTTTALVGESGSGKSTLALAAGRILPAGARITGGSVRVGDVELTALNGTALREARGRTAAYLAQDASAALNPVIRVGRQIAEVHQVRNGTGRAESELLARQALEDVGIQDPDRVARLYPHALSGGMRQRVIIAMALAFHPQLLIADEPTTALDVTVQAEILALVSRLQQEYGLTVLWITHDMSVVAEIADHVAVLYGGRLVEHTDVLTLFEGARHPYTEALLQCFRSGRTAGSKEPFTTISGSPPVGGTPPGCPFHPRCPLADARCRVDLPELRRLAPDHIAACHRLETLR, encoded by the coding sequence ATGACCACCACCTCGGAGTCGACCGCCCTCCGCTGTCTCGGCAGCGACGTCACGATCGACGGACTCGGCGTCGCCTACGACGACTTCCACGCCCTGCGGGACGTCTCACTCCAGGTGCCCGCCGGCACCACCACGGCACTCGTCGGCGAGTCCGGATCCGGCAAGTCGACGCTGGCCCTGGCCGCGGGCCGGATCCTCCCGGCGGGCGCGCGGATCACCGGCGGCTCGGTCCGGGTCGGGGATGTCGAACTGACCGCCCTGAACGGGACGGCGTTGCGCGAGGCGCGGGGCCGCACCGCCGCCTACCTGGCTCAGGACGCGTCCGCGGCTCTCAACCCCGTGATCCGTGTGGGCCGGCAGATCGCGGAGGTCCACCAGGTCCGCAACGGGACGGGGCGCGCCGAATCCGAACTGCTGGCACGCCAGGCCCTGGAGGATGTCGGCATCCAGGACCCCGACCGGGTGGCCCGGCTCTACCCCCACGCGCTCTCCGGCGGTATGCGGCAGCGCGTGATCATCGCGATGGCCCTGGCCTTCCACCCTCAACTGCTCATCGCCGACGAGCCGACGACCGCGCTGGATGTGACGGTGCAGGCCGAGATCCTTGCTCTGGTCAGCCGGCTCCAGCAGGAGTACGGGCTCACAGTCCTCTGGATCACCCACGACATGTCGGTCGTGGCGGAGATCGCCGACCACGTCGCCGTGCTCTACGGTGGCCGGCTGGTGGAGCACACCGATGTACTCACCCTCTTCGAGGGCGCCCGCCACCCGTACACCGAAGCACTGCTCCAGTGCTTCCGCAGCGGCCGCACCGCCGGGTCCAAGGAGCCGTTCACCACGATCTCGGGCAGTCCGCCGGTCGGCGGCACTCCACCCGGCTGTCCCTTCCACCCCCGCTGCCCGCTCGCCGACGCCCGCTGCCGGGTCGACCTCCCCGAGCTGCGCCGGCTGGCCCCGGATCACATCGCGGCCTGTCACCGACTGGAGACCCTCCGATGA
- a CDS encoding ABC transporter ATP-binding protein, which yields MKGNSPSADAPLLEATGITKRYGRYTALDAVDLRIEAGRTVSVVGESGSGKSTLARVIVGLERADSGTVRFRGETVRGRRARHAFRRSVGMVLQDPYESIDPRLTIGEVVAEPLRAHGLYRRDGAGRVRELLDSVGMEGVDPGDLPHRFSGGQRQRICIARALATDPELVICDEPTSALDVSIQAQILNLLLDLQQRRGLSYLFITHDLDVVRRISDEVDVLLRGTVVERGSAERVTSRPEHEYTRRLLGAVPAISPRERRIGRRLAAAAPAVTDGQDHASV from the coding sequence ATGAAAGGAAACTCGCCGTCAGCGGACGCGCCATTGCTGGAGGCGACCGGCATCACCAAGCGCTACGGCCGCTACACCGCCCTGGACGCCGTGGACCTGCGCATCGAGGCGGGCCGCACGGTCAGCGTCGTCGGGGAGTCGGGCTCGGGGAAGTCCACCCTCGCCCGCGTCATCGTCGGCCTGGAACGCGCGGACAGCGGCACCGTACGCTTCCGCGGCGAGACGGTCCGGGGCCGCCGCGCCCGGCACGCGTTCCGCCGCAGTGTCGGTATGGTCCTCCAGGACCCGTACGAATCGATCGATCCCCGGCTGACGATCGGCGAGGTCGTCGCGGAGCCGCTGCGCGCCCACGGCCTCTACCGCCGGGACGGCGCCGGACGGGTCCGGGAACTGCTGGACTCCGTCGGCATGGAGGGGGTGGATCCCGGCGATCTGCCGCACCGGTTCTCGGGCGGCCAGCGGCAGCGCATCTGCATCGCGCGTGCCCTGGCAACCGACCCCGAACTGGTCATCTGCGACGAGCCCACCTCCGCGCTCGACGTTTCCATCCAGGCGCAGATCCTCAACCTGCTCCTCGACCTCCAACAGCGGCGCGGGCTCTCGTACTTGTTCATCACGCACGACCTCGACGTGGTCCGCCGGATCAGCGACGAGGTCGACGTCCTGCTGCGTGGCACGGTCGTGGAACGGGGCAGCGCGGAGCGGGTCACCAGCCGCCCCGAGCACGAGTACACCCGGCGTCTGCTGGGCGCGGTGCCCGCCATCTCGCCCCGGGAACGGCGCATCGGCAGGCGTCTGGCCGCCGCAGCCCCGGCTGTGACGGACGGTCAGGACCACGCTTCGGTGTGA
- a CDS encoding phytoene desaturase family protein: protein MPAQAEVSQDVYDVVIVGGGHNGLVAAAYLARAGRSVLVLERLDVTGGAAVSTRAFAGVDARLSRYSYLVSLLPSKIVDDLGLNFAVRKRSVSSYTPTVRDGRPTGLFVGGGKERTRASFRALTGSDADFQAWEDFYATTGSVARSIFPTLTEPLPTRATLRARIGDEAAWNMLFEQPLGVTIEERFRDDLVRGVVLTDALIGTFSNAHDESLAQNICFLYHVIGGGTGDWDVPVGGMGAFTDALARAARAAGAEIVTGHEALRIDPGDPDSVVAYRTAAGEGSVAARKVLVNASPEALAELIGDEAAGERAEGAQLKVNMLLRRLPRLRDTSIDPREAFSGTFHIAEGYGQLDAAYREAAAGALPSAPPSEIYCHSLTDPTILAPELVERGYQTLTMFGLHAPANLFAEDNDATREALLKGALAELDAVLDEPIADCLALDGEGRPCVEAKSPLDLERELRLPRGNIFHRSLAFPFVDESRSTGRWGVETAHKNVLLCGAGAVRGGGVSGIPGHNAAMAVLEQ from the coding sequence ATGCCAGCACAAGCCGAAGTCTCCCAGGACGTCTACGACGTCGTCATCGTCGGTGGTGGTCACAATGGGCTCGTCGCCGCCGCCTACCTCGCCCGGGCCGGGCGCTCCGTGCTCGTCCTCGAACGTCTCGACGTCACCGGCGGCGCGGCCGTCTCGACGCGGGCGTTCGCCGGTGTGGACGCGCGCCTGTCCCGCTACTCGTACCTCGTATCGCTTCTGCCGTCGAAGATCGTCGACGACCTCGGGCTGAACTTCGCCGTGCGGAAGCGTTCGGTCTCCTCCTACACGCCCACGGTTCGCGACGGCAGGCCCACCGGACTGTTCGTCGGCGGAGGCAAGGAGCGCACCCGCGCCTCCTTCCGCGCCCTCACCGGATCCGATGCCGACTTCCAGGCGTGGGAGGACTTCTACGCCACGACCGGGAGCGTCGCCCGCAGTATCTTCCCCACGCTCACCGAGCCGCTGCCCACTCGCGCCACCCTGCGCGCCCGGATCGGCGACGAAGCCGCCTGGAACATGCTCTTCGAGCAGCCGCTGGGCGTGACGATCGAGGAGCGCTTCCGGGACGACCTGGTGCGGGGTGTGGTTCTGACCGACGCCCTCATCGGCACGTTCAGCAACGCGCACGACGAGTCACTCGCGCAGAACATCTGCTTCCTGTACCACGTCATCGGCGGGGGCACGGGAGACTGGGACGTCCCGGTCGGAGGCATGGGCGCCTTCACCGACGCACTGGCCCGCGCCGCCCGCGCGGCCGGGGCCGAGATCGTCACCGGTCACGAGGCCCTGCGCATCGATCCGGGAGACCCGGACTCCGTGGTCGCCTACCGCACCGCGGCCGGCGAGGGCAGCGTCGCGGCCCGCAAGGTCCTGGTGAACGCGTCCCCCGAGGCCCTCGCGGAGCTCATCGGCGACGAGGCGGCCGGTGAACGGGCCGAGGGCGCCCAGCTCAAGGTCAACATGCTGCTGCGCCGGCTGCCCCGGCTGCGCGACACCTCCATCGACCCGCGCGAGGCGTTCTCCGGCACGTTCCACATCGCTGAGGGCTACGGGCAGTTGGACGCGGCCTACCGGGAGGCCGCCGCGGGCGCGCTGCCGTCCGCGCCACCCTCGGAGATCTACTGCCATTCGCTCACCGACCCGACCATCCTGGCCCCGGAACTGGTCGAGCGCGGCTATCAGACACTGACGATGTTCGGGCTCCACGCGCCCGCGAACCTGTTCGCCGAGGACAACGACGCGACGAGGGAGGCCCTGCTCAAGGGCGCCCTCGCGGAGCTCGACGCGGTGCTGGACGAGCCGATAGCCGACTGCCTGGCGCTGGACGGTGAGGGCAGGCCATGTGTCGAGGCCAAGAGCCCCCTGGACCTGGAGCGCGAGCTGCGGCTGCCCCGGGGGAACATCTTCCACCGGTCGCTGGCCTTCCCGTTCGTCGACGAGTCCAGGAGCACCGGCCGCTGGGGCGTCGAGACCGCGCACAAGAACGTGCTGCTCTGCGGCGCAGGCGCCGTGCGAGGCGGCGGTGTGAGCGGGATCCCCGGGCACAACGCGGCCATGGCCGTGCTGGAGCAGTGA
- a CDS encoding amidohydrolase family protein: MALALRCARLIDVEAGEVLPARTVMVEGERIAAVQPAAAPVPEGVEVVDLGEATLSPGLVDLHTHLIGISACGDPAQEIKQTAAQQAFASISHARDTLLAGFTTVRDLGAYRAFVDTALRDAIDNGTVLGPRMAVAGAYVTVSTGGGMITGLAHDVQLPREFRFGSVRGVDDTRERVREILHGGADVIKLIGTGAVMAAGTAPGAPELTEAQMRAAVEEASYYGAYVAVHAHGTEGIKMAVRAGVRSIEHGCYLDDEGIELMLQHGTYLSADIWWSDWLAENADAAGFDEETQAKNDHATGAQREAFAKAVRAGVRIGFGTDAGAFPHGMQARQLATMCEYGMTPMGALRAATLTSAECMGREDRIGSIAPGKYADLIAVPGTSGDVSAFTDVRFVMKGGQVVKNELTEGH, encoded by the coding sequence ATGGCCCTCGCGCTGCGATGCGCCCGGCTGATCGATGTCGAAGCAGGTGAAGTGCTGCCTGCCCGGACCGTCATGGTGGAAGGGGAGCGCATCGCCGCGGTGCAGCCCGCCGCGGCTCCGGTCCCCGAGGGCGTGGAGGTCGTCGACCTGGGAGAGGCCACGCTCAGTCCCGGCCTGGTCGACCTGCACACCCATCTGATCGGCATCTCCGCCTGCGGTGACCCCGCGCAGGAGATCAAGCAGACCGCCGCACAGCAGGCGTTCGCTTCGATCAGCCATGCGCGCGACACCCTGCTGGCCGGATTCACCACGGTCCGTGATCTCGGCGCCTACCGGGCATTCGTCGACACGGCCTTGCGGGACGCCATCGACAACGGCACCGTCCTCGGCCCCCGCATGGCCGTCGCCGGCGCCTACGTCACCGTCTCCACCGGCGGCGGAATGATCACGGGACTCGCCCACGACGTCCAGCTGCCCAGGGAGTTCCGCTTCGGCTCCGTGCGCGGCGTGGACGACACCCGCGAGCGGGTCCGGGAGATCCTGCACGGCGGCGCCGACGTGATCAAGCTGATCGGTACCGGCGCTGTCATGGCCGCCGGCACCGCCCCCGGTGCCCCCGAGCTCACGGAGGCGCAGATGCGGGCCGCGGTCGAAGAGGCGTCCTACTACGGCGCGTACGTCGCCGTCCACGCGCACGGGACCGAGGGCATCAAAATGGCGGTCCGGGCCGGTGTCCGCTCCATCGAGCACGGCTGTTACCTCGACGACGAGGGCATCGAGCTCATGCTCCAGCACGGCACGTATCTCTCCGCGGACATCTGGTGGAGCGACTGGCTCGCGGAGAACGCGGATGCCGCGGGCTTCGACGAGGAGACCCAGGCCAAGAACGACCACGCCACCGGCGCACAGCGCGAGGCATTCGCCAAGGCGGTGCGCGCCGGGGTGAGGATCGGCTTCGGTACCGACGCCGGAGCTTTCCCGCACGGCATGCAGGCCCGTCAGCTCGCCACCATGTGCGAGTACGGGATGACGCCGATGGGGGCGCTGCGCGCGGCGACGCTCACCAGTGCCGAGTGCATGGGCCGGGAGGACCGTATCGGCTCGATCGCGCCGGGCAAGTACGCCGACCTCATCGCCGTCCCCGGTACGTCCGGCGACGTGTCGGCGTTCACGGACGTCCGCTTCGTCATGAAGGGCGGACAGGTCGTCAAGAACGAGCTGACGGAAGGGCACTGA